The proteins below come from a single Halomonas binhaiensis genomic window:
- a CDS encoding DUF2214 family protein, which translates to MLELSVRYLHFMGILVLVSMLVVEHLLLKGELLAEELRRVARVDAIYGISALVVLATGLTMWLLVGKPAGFYTANPVFHAKVTLFILLALLSIYPTLFLTRHRRSASASVSVPRLIPVLLRIELFGIIVIPLLAVLMARGVGLG; encoded by the coding sequence ATGCTCGAGCTATCGGTACGCTATCTACACTTCATGGGCATTCTGGTGCTGGTGTCCATGTTGGTGGTGGAACATCTGCTGTTGAAGGGAGAGTTACTGGCGGAAGAGCTTCGCCGAGTAGCCAGGGTGGATGCCATTTATGGCATCTCGGCATTGGTGGTGTTGGCGACAGGGCTGACGATGTGGTTGCTGGTGGGAAAACCGGCCGGGTTTTACACTGCCAATCCGGTATTTCATGCCAAGGTGACCCTGTTCATCCTGCTGGCTCTGCTGTCGATCTATCCGACGCTCTTTCTCACCAGGCACCGCCGGAGTGCCTCTGCGTCGGTTTCAGTCCCGCGCCTGATCCCTGTGCTGCTGCGCATTGAACTGTTTGGCATCATCGTGATTCCGTTGCTGGCCGTTCTCATGGCAAGAGGCGTGGGCCTCGGCTAG
- the phnP gene encoding phosphonate metabolism protein PhnP translates to MEFRFIGTGDSAQVPRFGCDCVACTKARVFTSHQRGPCCAEVWVDGKRYLLDAGRTDLAHSCELERPAAFFITHYHADHVQGLFHLRWGTGGSIPVYGPKDPQGCADLYRNHGVLDFQPGLKPFKALKLDSLSVTPVPLNHSKPTLGYCLDDGGTRLAYLTDTSGLPVETERFLRDWGADVIILDACHPASHTNPRNHNTITQALEIITRLDPPRAYLTHIGHDLDAECIAHPPVLPAKVRIARDGESLEDGGKMRAVS, encoded by the coding sequence ATGGAGTTTCGCTTCATCGGCACTGGCGACAGTGCTCAGGTGCCACGTTTTGGCTGTGACTGTGTCGCCTGTACCAAGGCACGCGTATTTACCAGCCATCAGCGTGGCCCTTGCTGCGCTGAGGTATGGGTAGACGGGAAGCGCTATCTGCTGGATGCCGGGCGTACCGATCTGGCCCACAGTTGTGAGTTGGAACGGCCTGCCGCCTTTTTCATCACCCATTATCATGCGGACCACGTGCAGGGGCTTTTCCACCTGCGCTGGGGAACGGGGGGCTCCATTCCGGTATATGGCCCCAAGGATCCGCAGGGTTGTGCCGATCTCTACCGCAACCATGGCGTGCTGGACTTTCAGCCCGGGCTCAAGCCATTCAAGGCCTTGAAACTGGACTCTCTCTCCGTGACACCGGTACCGCTCAATCACAGTAAACCGACCCTGGGGTATTGTCTGGACGATGGTGGTACACGCCTGGCGTACCTGACTGATACCTCGGGGCTGCCGGTGGAAACCGAGCGCTTTCTGCGCGATTGGGGGGCCGACGTGATCATCCTGGACGCCTGCCACCCGGCCTCCCATACTAATCCGCGCAATCACAACACCATCACCCAGGCTCTGGAGATCATCACCCGCCTGGATCCTCCTCGGGCCTATCTGACGCATATCGGTCATGATCTTGATGCCGAATGCATCGCCCACCCCCCCGTGTTACCTGCCAAGGTACGCATTGCCCGGGATGGCGAGAGCCTGGAGGACGGAGGGAAAATGCGCGCGGTATCCTGA
- a CDS encoding MFS transporter, with the protein MPIALFALTLSAFAIGTTEFVIVGLVPTIATDLAVSLPSAGLLVSLYALGVAIGAPVLTALSSRFNRKWVLLALMSLFIAGNLLAWQAPGYGSLIAARVLTGLAHGVFFSIGSTIATSLVSKDKEASAIALMFTGLTVALVTGVPLGTWIGQHFGWRATFLVVSLLGVIALVGSALLVPRNLKRPAPARLSQQLKVLTHPRLLLVYAITILGYGGTFTAFTFLAPILEQVSGFSNSSVSLIMLVYGASVAIGNLYGGKLADRQGPIGALYLIFAGLALILLVFTFTAPHPLTAILTIVVWGAFAFGNVPGLQVYVVQLAERYVPEAVDVASGLNIAAFNIGIALGSLVGGWTVDTMELTDTAWIGAIIVLFALLATRLSGVLDQRRITRLSCIQ; encoded by the coding sequence ATGCCTATTGCCCTGTTCGCGCTTACCCTGAGCGCCTTTGCCATTGGCACCACCGAGTTCGTGATCGTCGGACTGGTGCCCACCATTGCCACCGACCTGGCCGTCAGCCTGCCTTCTGCCGGACTGCTGGTCAGTCTCTATGCACTCGGCGTTGCCATCGGTGCACCGGTTCTGACTGCGTTGAGCAGCCGTTTCAACCGCAAGTGGGTACTGCTTGCACTGATGAGCCTGTTCATTGCCGGCAACCTGCTGGCCTGGCAGGCACCTGGCTATGGTTCCTTGATTGCCGCACGTGTGCTGACCGGGCTGGCCCACGGTGTGTTCTTCTCCATCGGCTCGACCATTGCCACCAGCCTGGTCAGCAAGGACAAGGAAGCCAGCGCCATTGCCCTCATGTTCACCGGCCTGACCGTGGCACTGGTGACAGGAGTGCCTCTGGGCACCTGGATCGGCCAGCACTTTGGCTGGCGTGCAACGTTCCTGGTGGTGTCGTTGCTCGGCGTCATCGCGCTGGTGGGAAGTGCTCTGCTGGTACCGCGCAATCTCAAGCGTCCGGCCCCCGCAAGACTTTCCCAGCAACTCAAGGTATTGACCCATCCGCGCCTGCTGCTGGTCTACGCGATTACCATCCTGGGCTATGGCGGCACTTTCACTGCCTTCACCTTCCTCGCTCCCATCCTTGAGCAGGTCAGCGGCTTCAGCAATAGCAGCGTCAGCCTGATCATGTTGGTATATGGAGCGTCGGTCGCCATAGGCAACCTGTATGGAGGCAAGCTCGCCGATCGACAGGGTCCCATCGGTGCCCTGTACCTCATCTTCGCAGGCCTGGCTCTGATTCTGCTGGTCTTCACTTTCACTGCACCACATCCGCTGACCGCCATTCTCACCATCGTGGTCTGGGGTGCCTTTGCCTTCGGCAATGTCCCGGGACTCCAGGTCTATGTGGTGCAACTGGCTGAACGCTATGTTCCGGAAGCCGTGGACGTCGCCTCGGGGCTGAACATCGCGGCTTTTAACATCGGTATTGCCCTGGGTTCACTAGTCGGAGGCTGGACTGTCGATACCATGGAGCTCACCGACACCGCCTGGATCGGCGCCATCATCGTACTGTTTGCCCTGCTGGCCACTCGTCTGTCTGGTGTCCTGGACCAGCGCCGCATTACTCGCTTGTCCTGCATCCAGTAA
- the dkgB gene encoding 2,5-didehydrogluconate reductase DkgB — MTTAIPNPGLGTFRLTGDTLKFAINEALKLGYRHFDTAQFYDNEAEVGATLNDSDVPREELFITTKVWWDRLEPTDLKASVDESLQRLGMSYVDLLLIHWPSPDNAVPMQDYLTALKEVKEAGKARHIGISNFTIAQVSQAVEILGEGEILTNQIEIHPFLQNRELVAHCQRHGITPTAFMPLAVGKVMDDETLKGIAERHAVSPAQIAIAWLNQLGIPTFPSSTKAKNLKSNIEALKLRLSDDEMAAIANLDRGERVANPDFAPKWDQ; from the coding sequence ATGACAACTGCCATTCCCAATCCCGGACTGGGTACCTTTCGCCTGACGGGCGATACGCTGAAATTTGCCATCAACGAAGCACTGAAACTCGGATATCGTCATTTCGATACCGCTCAGTTCTACGACAATGAAGCTGAAGTTGGCGCGACGCTGAATGACAGTGACGTGCCGCGTGAAGAGCTCTTCATTACCACCAAGGTGTGGTGGGATCGACTGGAGCCAACTGACCTCAAGGCCAGTGTCGACGAAAGCCTGCAACGGCTCGGCATGTCATACGTCGACCTGTTGCTGATTCACTGGCCTTCCCCCGACAACGCGGTGCCGATGCAGGACTATCTCACCGCATTGAAAGAGGTCAAGGAGGCAGGAAAAGCCCGCCATATCGGCATCTCCAACTTCACTATCGCCCAGGTCAGTCAGGCCGTTGAGATCCTCGGTGAAGGGGAAATCCTTACTAATCAGATCGAGATACACCCGTTCCTGCAGAACCGTGAGCTGGTCGCTCATTGCCAACGCCATGGCATCACCCCGACCGCCTTCATGCCCCTGGCAGTCGGCAAGGTGATGGATGATGAAACGCTCAAGGGTATCGCTGAACGCCACGCGGTCAGCCCTGCACAGATTGCCATCGCCTGGTTGAATCAGCTCGGTATTCCCACCTTCCCGTCTTCCACCAAGGCAAAAAACCTGAAAAGCAATATCGAGGCGCTGAAGCTGCGGTTGTCCGATGATGAAATGGCGGCCATTGCCAACCTGGACCGTGGTGAGCGCGTTGCCAATCCGGACTTTGCCCCCAAGTGGGATCAGTAA